From Bordetella flabilis, the proteins below share one genomic window:
- a CDS encoding phosphatidylserine decarboxylase, with amino-acid sequence MNKPPYPHPIIAREGWPFLAGTVVVAILVTLWSPPVSIIFWIIALFVLQFFRDPPRMAPDSAAAVLSPADGRVVAVETVRDPYADREALKISVFMNVFNVHSNRAPVDGQVTDVQYFPGKFFNAALDKASLENERNAMVLRTPGGHVVTAVQVAGLVAKRILCYARKDDALVRGQRYGFIRFGSRVDVYLPPAARPRVALGDKVSATSTVLADLPVTNPTSHA; translated from the coding sequence ATGAATAAACCCCCTTATCCCCATCCCATCATCGCCCGCGAGGGCTGGCCGTTTCTCGCCGGAACGGTCGTCGTGGCGATACTGGTAACGTTGTGGTCCCCGCCGGTGTCGATCATCTTCTGGATCATCGCGCTGTTCGTCCTGCAGTTCTTCCGCGATCCGCCGCGCATGGCGCCCGATTCCGCGGCCGCGGTGTTGTCGCCAGCCGACGGCAGGGTCGTCGCTGTGGAAACCGTGCGCGACCCGTACGCCGATCGCGAAGCGCTCAAGATTAGCGTCTTCATGAACGTCTTCAATGTGCACTCCAACCGCGCGCCGGTCGACGGGCAGGTCACGGATGTGCAGTACTTTCCCGGGAAGTTCTTCAATGCGGCGCTGGACAAGGCGTCGCTTGAGAACGAGCGCAATGCGATGGTATTGCGTACCCCCGGCGGCCACGTCGTCACGGCCGTCCAGGTCGCCGGCCTCGTCGCCAAGCGCATCCTGTGCTATGCCAGAAAGGACGACGCACTGGTGCGCGGCCAGCGGTATGGCTTCATCCGTTTCGGCTCTCGCGTGGATGTTTATCTGCCGCCCGCTGCCCGGCCGCGCGTCGCGCTGGGAGACAAGGTCAGCGCCACCAGCACCGTGCTGGCGGACCTGCCCGTAACCAACCCTACGAGCCATGCCTAA
- the pssA gene encoding CDP-diacylglycerol--serine O-phosphatidyltransferase, with protein sequence MPKLSMRDPENRHRSIYLLPNAFTTAALFAGFYAVVQAMNNQFEAAAIAIFTAMVLDGMDGRVARLTNTQSAFGEQYDSLSDMTSFGVAPALVMYEWMLNELGRWGWLAAFVYVAGAALRLARFNTNIGVVDKRFFQGLPSPSAAALVAGYVWLAVDNKLPIHDSFMAWTAFCVTMYAGVAMVTNAPFYSGKSFALGRSVPFWVILLVVAAFVFVSSDPPVVLFGLFVVYGISGWFVLAWRWNRARRLQRARVRPHAPD encoded by the coding sequence ATGCCTAAACTTTCGATGCGCGATCCCGAAAATCGACACCGCAGCATCTATCTGCTGCCCAATGCGTTCACGACGGCGGCGCTGTTCGCCGGCTTCTACGCGGTGGTGCAGGCCATGAACAACCAGTTCGAGGCCGCGGCGATCGCCATCTTCACGGCCATGGTCCTGGACGGCATGGACGGCCGGGTCGCGCGTCTGACCAACACCCAGTCGGCCTTCGGCGAGCAATATGACTCGCTGTCGGACATGACCTCGTTCGGCGTCGCGCCGGCCCTGGTCATGTACGAATGGATGCTGAACGAGCTGGGCCGCTGGGGATGGCTGGCCGCTTTCGTCTATGTGGCGGGCGCGGCGTTGCGCCTGGCGCGCTTCAACACGAATATCGGCGTGGTGGACAAGCGCTTTTTCCAGGGGTTGCCCAGTCCTTCGGCGGCCGCGCTGGTGGCCGGCTATGTCTGGCTGGCCGTGGACAACAAGCTGCCCATCCATGACAGCTTCATGGCATGGACGGCGTTCTGCGTGACCATGTACGCGGGCGTGGCCATGGTGACCAATGCACCGTTCTACAGCGGCAAGAGCTTCGCGCTGGGCCGCAGCGTGCCGTTCTGGGTCATCCTGCTGGTCGTCGCCGCGTTCGTATTCGTGTCCAGCGACCCGCCGGTCGTGCTGTTCGGGCTGTTCGTGGTCTACGGCATATCCGGCTGGTTCGTGCTGGCCTGGCGCTGGAACCGCGCGCGGCGCCTGCAGCGCGCCCGGGTCCGTCCCCACGCGCCAGACTGA
- the rpsO gene encoding 30S ribosomal protein S15: protein MSVADIKKSDIVAQFQRAQGDTGSPEVQVALLTARINELTGHFKEHIKDHHSRRGLLRMVSRRRKLLDYLKGRNPDAYRALIEKLGLRK from the coding sequence ATGTCCGTAGCTGACATCAAAAAGTCCGATATCGTTGCGCAATTCCAGCGCGCTCAAGGCGATACCGGCTCCCCCGAAGTCCAGGTGGCGCTGCTTACCGCACGCATCAATGAGCTGACCGGTCACTTCAAGGAACACATCAAAGACCACCACTCGCGCCGCGGTCTGCTGCGCATGGTCAGCCGTCGCCGCAAATTGCTCGACTACCTCAAGGGCCGCAACCCCGATGCCTACCGCGCACTGATCGAAAAACTCGGTCTGCGCAAGTAA